In Elusimicrobiaceae bacterium, the following proteins share a genomic window:
- a CDS encoding DNA-binding protein, with protein sequence MAEEKPYLTGRTYIFRLPKGKDLLESLAGFCHDNQVKCGIVNVIGAVENATVSVFDQAKKKYDKKVIAEPMEIVNLSGNISIQDNRPCVHAHVMFANQEYQVFGGHLLPGTKIFVAEAYIQELVGEPKVRRMDKVTKISLWS encoded by the coding sequence ATGGCAGAAGAAAAACCTTATTTAACCGGAAGAACCTATATTTTTAGACTTCCAAAAGGAAAAGATCTCTTGGAATCATTGGCAGGTTTTTGCCATGATAACCAAGTGAAGTGCGGTATCGTAAACGTCATTGGTGCGGTGGAAAACGCAACGGTAAGTGTGTTTGACCAAGCCAAGAAAAAATATGACAAAAAAGTCATCGCTGAGCCGATGGAAATTGTCAACTTGAGCGGAAATATCAGCATTCAGGACAATCGTCCTTGTGTGCATGCCCACGTAATGTTTGCCAATCAGGAGTATCAAGTTTTTGGCGGACATTTATTACCGGGCACAAAAATCTTTGTGGCGGAAGCCTATATTCAAGAATTAGTGGGTGAGCCCAAAGTGCGCCGCATGGATAAAGTGACCAAAATTTCCTTGTGGAGTTAA
- a CDS encoding class II fructose-1,6-bisphosphate aldolase, producing MTVSYKELGLVNTKQMFKDAMEGGYAIPAYNFNNMEQLQAIVTACVQTGSPVILQVSSGARKYANATLLRWMARGAVEMMKELGNPVPLALHLDHGDSFELCKDCIDNGFSSVMIDGSHLPYEENVALTKKVVEYAHAHDVTVEGELGVLAGIEDDVCADHHTYTDPAQVEDFVTRTGVDSLAISIGTSHGAYKFKVKPGESLPELRFDILEDISKRLPGFPIVLHGSSSVPQWAVKEINEYGGKLEDTAGIPEEQLRKAAGMSVCKINVDSDGRLVMTATIRKVFATKPAEFDPRKYLGPAREALIKMYAEKNENVFGSAGRVK from the coding sequence ATGACCGTTTCTTACAAAGAACTTGGTTTGGTAAACACCAAACAAATGTTCAAAGATGCTATGGAAGGCGGCTATGCCATTCCGGCTTATAACTTCAACAACATGGAACAATTGCAAGCCATCGTCACTGCTTGTGTGCAAACCGGCTCTCCGGTAATCTTGCAGGTTTCTTCCGGCGCTCGCAAATATGCCAATGCCACTTTGCTTCGCTGGATGGCACGCGGTGCTGTAGAAATGATGAAAGAACTCGGAAACCCGGTTCCCTTAGCCTTGCACTTGGATCATGGTGATTCTTTTGAACTCTGCAAAGACTGCATCGACAACGGTTTCTCTTCCGTAATGATTGACGGCTCTCACTTGCCGTACGAAGAAAACGTTGCTTTGACCAAAAAAGTAGTGGAATATGCCCACGCTCATGACGTCACCGTAGAAGGTGAATTAGGCGTATTGGCCGGCATTGAAGACGATGTCTGCGCTGACCACCACACCTACACCGATCCTGCTCAAGTGGAAGACTTTGTCACCCGCACCGGTGTAGATTCTTTGGCCATTTCTATCGGTACCTCTCACGGCGCTTACAAATTTAAAGTAAAACCCGGCGAATCTTTGCCTGAACTTCGCTTTGACATCTTGGAAGACATTTCCAAACGTTTGCCCGGTTTCCCCATCGTATTGCACGGTTCTTCTTCCGTACCGCAATGGGCTGTAAAAGAAATCAACGAATACGGCGGCAAATTGGAAGATACGGCCGGCATTCCGGAAGAACAACTCCGCAAAGCTGCTGGTATGTCCGTTTGCAAAATCAATGTGGACTCTGATGGCCGCTTAGTAATGACCGCCACCATCCGCAAAGTATTTGCCACCAAACCGGCTGAATTTGACCCCCGCAAATATTTGGGTCCTGCCCGTGAAGCTCTTATCAAAATGTATGCCGAAAAGAACGAAAATGTATTTGGTTCCGCCGGCCGCGTGAAATAA
- the dut gene encoding dUTP diphosphatase — MKVKKLHPDALLPHRAHPTDSGADLFALERTVLPARSITKVHTGVAVELPENTSGIIWGKSSVESKGIKAMAGLVDAPYRGELIVCMYNLNDTDFVFEKGHKVAQLVVLPTLYPSFEEAEELSDTSRGSGGFGSTGNTK, encoded by the coding sequence ATGAAAGTAAAAAAATTACATCCCGATGCTTTACTTCCGCACCGCGCACACCCCACCGATTCCGGTGCTGATTTATTTGCCCTAGAACGTACGGTTTTACCTGCGCGTAGCATTACCAAAGTACATACGGGCGTAGCGGTAGAACTGCCTGAAAACACCTCCGGTATTATCTGGGGCAAAAGTTCCGTAGAAAGCAAAGGCATCAAAGCGATGGCGGGGCTGGTAGATGCACCGTATCGCGGAGAATTAATTGTATGTATGTACAATTTAAACGATACGGACTTTGTCTTTGAAAAAGGTCACAAAGTGGCACAATTAGTGGTGTTGCCCACATTATATCCGTCTTTTGAAGAAGCCGAAGAACTTTCGGACACTTCACGCGGTTCAGGCGGTTTTGGCAGTACCGGCAATACTAAATAG
- a CDS encoding tetratricopeptide repeat protein: MRVFVFIFIFFFTAQQGWGFFPFNFGKEEVKTDYSQTVWDRIMLEQSVSDMRRGMGEMSSAQYRQAANSFAKAIIKNPQEALPHFLYGSALYWSGNVDGAMTEYREGLRLDPQSPMGHQLLGIAWGWKGEIEKAQEHFLKAYHLDPAKADTHMNLGSTYAAQKNFEKALDHFRQAVELAPRMALYQYQLGNLYDFMGRDDQAETAYKKALKLFFKYEDAQLALGALYEKRKDYTNALKYYKKAVKTKEGDFVARLRYGYLLLRQGQKQAAREVLEGAFSIVRFKADGLALNAVYRASGRNSQTFQEQIEKFKESLLKVPAGKDIQVEVALDFVPPASPQKETNQSKFAEQYQALRGKNQIVADGLSPISFKRSFSLPAGEQASREQQVQELVEELARAVAAGSDKYDVNMALQGRTLDYRSPSALSQHRTAPPKAVYDPRIVGNDMGLWVMGKSWVRYVEEIEPDLQEDVQTQKEAEYLLLQGLAGLVSGQISLAERAFDAAQQINLQDPLPLLGLGTAAVIAGDDMHAKEYYRQALAADPENKTAKKNLKVLEEE; the protein is encoded by the coding sequence ATGAGGGTTTTTGTTTTTATTTTTATTTTTTTCTTTACGGCTCAACAGGGGTGGGGGTTTTTCCCTTTCAACTTTGGCAAAGAAGAAGTAAAGACGGACTATTCCCAAACCGTCTGGGACCGCATTATGTTGGAGCAGTCCGTATCTGACATGCGCCGCGGCATGGGAGAGATGAGTAGCGCACAATATCGTCAGGCCGCCAACTCTTTTGCCAAAGCCATTATCAAAAATCCGCAAGAGGCCTTGCCGCATTTTCTCTACGGATCTGCTTTGTATTGGAGCGGTAATGTGGACGGTGCGATGACCGAATACCGCGAGGGCCTGCGCCTAGACCCTCAAAGCCCGATGGGCCATCAACTTTTGGGCATTGCGTGGGGGTGGAAAGGCGAGATAGAAAAAGCGCAAGAACATTTTTTAAAAGCCTACCACTTAGACCCTGCCAAAGCAGATACGCACATGAATTTAGGATCTACCTATGCCGCTCAAAAGAATTTTGAAAAAGCATTAGACCATTTCCGTCAAGCGGTGGAATTGGCCCCCCGTATGGCTTTGTATCAGTATCAATTGGGCAATTTATATGATTTTATGGGGCGTGACGATCAGGCCGAAACCGCCTATAAAAAAGCATTAAAACTATTCTTTAAGTATGAAGATGCACAACTGGCCTTAGGTGCCTTGTATGAAAAAAGAAAAGATTATACAAATGCTTTGAAATATTATAAAAAGGCCGTCAAAACCAAAGAGGGGGATTTTGTGGCCCGCTTGCGCTACGGATATCTGTTGCTTCGGCAAGGCCAAAAGCAAGCCGCGCGTGAAGTGCTGGAGGGGGCATTTTCCATTGTGCGTTTTAAGGCGGACGGGTTAGCCCTCAATGCCGTTTATCGTGCCAGCGGTCGTAATAGCCAAACCTTTCAAGAGCAAATTGAAAAGTTTAAAGAAAGTCTTTTAAAAGTACCCGCAGGGAAAGATATTCAAGTGGAAGTGGCTTTGGATTTTGTGCCTCCGGCTTCACCGCAAAAAGAAACAAATCAAAGTAAATTTGCAGAGCAGTATCAAGCGTTGCGCGGTAAAAATCAAATAGTTGCTGACGGGCTGAGCCCTATTTCTTTTAAGCGCAGTTTCTCTCTGCCTGCCGGTGAACAAGCCAGCCGCGAACAACAAGTGCAAGAACTGGTGGAGGAACTTGCCCGCGCAGTGGCAGCAGGCTCTGATAAATATGACGTGAATATGGCCTTGCAGGGGCGCACGTTGGATTATCGCTCCCCGTCTGCCCTTAGCCAACATCGCACCGCACCGCCCAAAGCGGTGTATGACCCGCGCATTGTAGGTAATGATATGGGTTTGTGGGTTATGGGCAAAAGTTGGGTGCGCTATGTAGAGGAAATAGAACCCGATTTGCAAGAAGATGTGCAGACCCAAAAAGAAGCGGAATATTTGCTTTTGCAAGGTCTTGCGGGTCTTGTGTCCGGTCAAATATCGCTGGCAGAGCGTGCATTTGATGCCGCACAACAAATCAATTTGCAAGACCCCTTGCCACTTTTAGGGCTGGGCACCGCTGCCGTAATAGCGGGCGATGATATGCACGCCAAAGAGTATTACCGGCAGGCTTTAGCGGCGGACCCCGAAAATAAAACCGCTAAAAAGAATTTGAAAGTGTTGGAGGAAGAATGA
- the ftcD gene encoding glutamate formimidoyltransferase produces MKLLEAVPNVSEGKNPFVLHELEEVLRSIKGITLLGIDSNPSANRTVFTFIGSPEAMQKALPLFILRACDLIDMRTQQGAHPRLGAVDVCPLVPLQNISLQECADLAKQIARQISDQIALPIYLYEAAACNAERRNLAFIRRGEYESLPNKLKILPPDFGPSVFTESVAKTGACVMGARNFLIAFNINLNTQDPAPARQIAARIRQSGGGIKGLKAIGWYMENFARAQVSCNIIDFISAPLHIVYQQAQLQAQNLGVQITGSELVGLIPLEALLAVGRHCNAQEKSTAALVASAAEYLNLSEVKPFIAQEQILEVKAGLAPLI; encoded by the coding sequence ATGAAACTTTTAGAGGCTGTACCCAATGTATCCGAAGGAAAAAACCCTTTCGTCTTACACGAGTTGGAAGAAGTACTGCGCAGCATAAAAGGTATTACTCTGCTGGGCATAGACTCCAACCCGTCTGCCAATCGCACCGTTTTTACTTTCATCGGCTCACCTGAGGCCATGCAAAAAGCATTGCCTTTATTTATCTTGCGCGCTTGTGACTTGATAGATATGCGCACGCAACAGGGGGCTCATCCGCGTTTGGGCGCTGTGGACGTTTGCCCTTTGGTGCCGCTTCAAAACATTTCCCTGCAGGAGTGTGCAGATTTGGCAAAGCAGATAGCCCGTCAAATTTCTGATCAAATAGCCTTGCCTATCTATCTCTACGAAGCCGCCGCCTGCAACGCCGAACGCAGAAACCTAGCCTTTATCCGACGAGGAGAATATGAATCTTTGCCCAACAAATTAAAGATTTTACCGCCCGATTTTGGTCCTTCCGTCTTTACTGAATCCGTAGCCAAAACAGGAGCCTGCGTAATGGGTGCGCGCAATTTTTTGATTGCATTTAACATCAACCTCAACACGCAAGACCCGGCCCCCGCGCGCCAAATCGCTGCGCGCATTCGCCAAAGCGGTGGTGGCATAAAAGGTTTAAAAGCCATCGGTTGGTACATGGAAAACTTTGCCCGCGCGCAAGTATCCTGCAATATTATCGATTTTATCTCTGCTCCTTTGCACATCGTGTATCAACAAGCGCAACTTCAAGCACAAAATTTGGGAGTTCAAATTACAGGCAGTGAGTTGGTGGGCCTTATTCCGCTGGAGGCCTTGTTAGCGGTAGGGCGGCACTGCAATGCGCAAGAAAAAAGCACCGCCGCACTGGTGGCATCGGCGGCGGAGTATTTAAATTTAAGCGAAGTAAAACCATTCATCGCTCAAGAGCAAATTTTAGAAGTCAAAGCCGGATTAGCACCTCTCATTTAA
- a CDS encoding prepilin-type N-terminal cleavage/methylation domain-containing protein, with translation MKKGFTLIELLVVVLIIGILSAVALPQYTKAVRKARISEARVILRALANAEDLYILEHGESGWTSWEELSIETPTESKNWTFHQEECITGSNGKIGCGVYAEPKWERGYSIEYWSYNYDGGDSIVSGKYYCNSWTDEDEKICKSLGIYEEDSSRYLLN, from the coding sequence ATGAAAAAAGGTTTTACTTTGATAGAACTGTTGGTAGTGGTTTTAATTATCGGCATTTTATCTGCCGTGGCTTTGCCGCAGTATACTAAAGCGGTGAGAAAGGCTAGAATTAGTGAGGCGCGTGTTATTTTGCGTGCTTTGGCTAATGCGGAAGATTTATATATTTTAGAACATGGTGAATCCGGTTGGACATCATGGGAAGAATTAAGTATTGAAACTCCGACGGAATCCAAAAATTGGACATTTCATCAAGAAGAGTGTATTACGGGAAGTAACGGAAAAATAGGTTGTGGAGTATATGCCGAGCCAAAGTGGGAAAGAGGATATTCTATAGAATATTGGAGTTATAATTATGATGGAGGAGACAGTATTGTATCAGGAAAATACTATTGTAATTCTTGGACGGATGAAGACGAAAAAATCTGTAAGTCTTTAGGAATTTATGAAGAGGATTCTAGCCGTTATTTATTAAACTAA
- the rsmA gene encoding ribosomal RNA small subunit methyltransferase A, with product MRKYGQHFLISQTVIEGIVAAVKKDAQNVVEIGPGKGALTQYLVEKNFPQFHAVEIDPEMKNYLQQHFPALQGRVILQNFLKFDLNLLPQEPTFFVSNLPYIDAAEILDKVLNWSFFDGAVFMFQKEQAQRILAKTGAEGYGPLSILSQVRSEPKQYLKVGKACFNPPPKVESMVLTFEKKEWPFANVGEYKKFAKLVKAAFLHRRKTLFNSLLLCGYEKARVENALSVLSLSPTVRAEEVTVDQFLKLNERC from the coding sequence ATGAGAAAATACGGGCAACATTTTTTAATCAGTCAGACGGTGATTGAAGGTATTGTGGCGGCTGTAAAAAAAGATGCACAAAACGTAGTGGAAATAGGACCCGGTAAAGGGGCGTTGACACAATATTTGGTGGAGAAAAATTTCCCTCAATTTCATGCGGTGGAAATTGACCCCGAGATGAAAAATTATTTGCAACAGCACTTCCCCGCTTTGCAAGGGCGCGTCATTCTACAAAATTTTTTGAAGTTTGATTTGAATCTTTTACCGCAAGAGCCTACTTTTTTTGTGAGTAATCTGCCCTATATTGATGCGGCGGAAATTTTGGACAAAGTATTAAATTGGTCCTTTTTTGACGGTGCCGTATTTATGTTTCAAAAAGAGCAGGCCCAACGTATTTTGGCCAAAACAGGCGCGGAAGGATATGGCCCCTTAAGTATTTTGAGTCAGGTGCGTAGTGAGCCAAAACAATATTTAAAGGTGGGAAAGGCTTGCTTTAATCCGCCGCCTAAAGTAGAAAGTATGGTGCTGACTTTTGAGAAAAAAGAGTGGCCTTTTGCCAATGTCGGAGAATATAAAAAATTTGCCAAGTTGGTGAAAGCAGCCTTTTTGCATAGACGGAAAACTTTGTTTAATTCTCTCTTGTTGTGCGGATATGAAAAAGCCCGCGTGGAAAATGCTTTGAGTGTGTTGTCGTTGAGCCCCACCGTACGTGCTGAGGAAGTGACGGTAGATCAATTTTTGAAGTTAAATGAGAGGTGCTAA
- a CDS encoding cold-shock protein, with protein MANGKVKWFNDQKGYGFITPEDGSKDLFVHYQEIQGDGFKTLAEGQEVEFEIVESEKGPKAVKVVKK; from the coding sequence ATGGCAAACGGAAAAGTGAAGTGGTTTAACGACCAAAAAGGTTATGGTTTCATTACGCCCGAAGATGGTTCTAAAGATCTCTTTGTGCATTACCAAGAAATTCAGGGCGATGGTTTCAAAACCTTAGCCGAAGGCCAAGAAGTAGAATTCGAAATTGTCGAATCCGAAAAAGGCCCGAAAGCTGTGAAAGTCGTTAAAAAATAA
- a CDS encoding MATE family efflux transporter, which yields MKRKTFEQASLGELWFLSYPLIVTMAAQVVMQFVDRMFLSWYSHDALAACVPAGVLAMTFGALFMGLASYTSVFISQYYAQKKYASVSISLWQGILLAFISALILASLTPLGGWIIRLFAHSPTVTELELKYFFILNLFGGFAVINNALASFFSGRGQTKVPMWVTLFGNLINIALDYVMIFGKMGFAEMGVVGAAWATVLGSVSMTLIFAGLIFAGRVRKRFKIAKLAGFYKPVFSRLLRFGLPNGFGFLMDIMSFTLFTFMVGNIDVISLQASNIVMSMQPMVVTVILGLGIGIQILVSKYQGINRSDLSVKVVKNACKLGYAYAGAVGVLFFFMAQPLVDLFVPPNSIDAAAISAKTYPLMKLVSAFVLFDATYLIFGEAIRGAGDTKFFMKIMLFCAWGLMIPGAWWIIYKLQGSVFMVWSWLTFYTTLTAVIMLARFLQGKWKSIKITAG from the coding sequence TTGAAACGGAAAACTTTTGAGCAAGCATCTTTAGGTGAGTTGTGGTTTTTGTCCTATCCGCTGATTGTGACGATGGCTGCGCAGGTAGTCATGCAATTTGTGGATCGGATGTTTTTGTCTTGGTACTCGCATGATGCGTTGGCGGCCTGTGTGCCTGCCGGTGTGCTGGCAATGACGTTTGGGGCGTTGTTTATGGGGCTGGCCAGCTACACCAGTGTTTTTATCTCTCAGTATTACGCTCAAAAAAAATATGCTTCAGTATCTATTTCTCTTTGGCAGGGGATTTTGCTGGCGTTTATTTCTGCTTTGATTTTGGCTTCTCTGACTCCGCTGGGGGGATGGATTATTCGTTTGTTTGCGCATAGTCCAACGGTGACAGAGTTGGAACTGAAATACTTTTTTATTTTAAACTTGTTTGGCGGTTTTGCCGTTATTAACAATGCTTTAGCCAGTTTTTTTAGCGGACGCGGGCAAACCAAAGTGCCGATGTGGGTGACTTTATTTGGCAACCTGATAAATATCGCTTTGGATTATGTAATGATTTTTGGAAAAATGGGATTTGCTGAAATGGGCGTGGTCGGTGCGGCATGGGCAACAGTGTTGGGTAGTGTTTCTATGACATTGATATTTGCAGGGCTTATTTTTGCCGGACGTGTGCGGAAAAGGTTTAAAATTGCCAAATTGGCAGGCTTTTATAAACCGGTATTTTCAAGATTATTGAGATTCGGTTTACCAAATGGTTTTGGTTTTTTAATGGACATTATGTCTTTTACATTGTTTACGTTTATGGTGGGCAATATTGATGTAATATCCCTGCAAGCCAGCAATATCGTCATGTCCATGCAACCGATGGTGGTTACGGTCATTTTGGGGCTGGGTATCGGGATTCAGATTTTGGTGAGTAAATATCAAGGAATAAACCGCTCTGACCTGTCAGTGAAAGTAGTCAAAAATGCCTGTAAGTTGGGTTATGCTTATGCCGGTGCGGTAGGGGTGTTGTTCTTTTTTATGGCCCAACCTTTAGTAGATCTTTTTGTGCCGCCAAATTCCATTGATGCGGCGGCCATCTCCGCTAAGACGTATCCCTTGATGAAGTTGGTAAGTGCTTTTGTTTTATTTGATGCAACCTATTTAATTTTTGGAGAGGCTATACGTGGGGCGGGGGATACCAAGTTCTTTATGAAAATAATGCTTTTTTGCGCGTGGGGCTTGATGATACCGGGTGCTTGGTGGATTATTTATAAACTGCAGGGTAGTGTATTTATGGTCTGGAGTTGGTTGACCTTTTATACGACATTGACGGCGGTGATAATGTTGGCTAGATTTTTACAAGGGAAGTGGAAAAGTATAAAAATTACGGCCGGTTAA
- a CDS encoding M42 family metallopeptidase has product MDFVNLKTLCQLDGISGREDAVRQEIFNQLSSLAQDIRCDALGNLIAFKKGRTDKNIILCAHMDEVGLMVKYISPEGFLSFVPVGGIDPRTLLAQRVRVHTRQGVLKGVIGTKPAHITQESERGKAVPMSELFIDVGLNAQQVAEQVQLGDFVTLERSFEEIGPDCFCSKAFDDRVGCFCILEALKRVEKPFYGVHVVFSSQEEVGLRGATTAAFGLEADLALAVDATGAADIPLCRPQDYIVRLGSGVAITAIDSMTITPTWLFEGLKDLCVKNKVSYQVRIAPRGGNDAGAIHRSRTGIAACALSVPTRNIHSNVEMVHKKDIETTVQLLCAVLNDGVEKRG; this is encoded by the coding sequence ATGGATTTTGTAAATTTAAAAACGTTGTGCCAATTGGACGGTATTTCCGGTAGAGAAGATGCCGTTCGTCAAGAAATTTTTAACCAGTTGTCCTCTTTGGCCCAAGATATTCGTTGTGACGCTTTAGGCAATTTGATTGCATTTAAAAAGGGCCGTACGGATAAAAATATCATTTTATGTGCTCATATGGACGAAGTAGGCCTGATGGTGAAATATATTTCGCCGGAGGGGTTTTTGTCCTTTGTGCCGGTGGGGGGGATAGATCCCCGTACTTTGTTGGCCCAGCGCGTGCGCGTGCATACTCGACAGGGAGTGTTGAAAGGGGTCATCGGCACTAAGCCGGCCCATATTACCCAAGAGTCCGAACGTGGAAAAGCCGTACCCATGTCGGAGTTGTTTATTGATGTGGGGTTGAATGCTCAACAAGTGGCTGAACAAGTGCAATTAGGTGACTTTGTCACATTGGAGCGTTCTTTTGAAGAAATCGGTCCGGATTGTTTTTGCTCTAAAGCATTTGATGATCGTGTAGGGTGTTTTTGTATTTTAGAAGCATTGAAACGGGTGGAAAAACCGTTTTATGGTGTGCATGTTGTGTTTTCTTCTCAAGAAGAAGTAGGCTTGCGTGGGGCTACGACAGCAGCCTTTGGTCTGGAGGCGGATTTGGCCTTAGCCGTTGATGCTACGGGAGCGGCGGATATCCCCTTGTGTCGCCCGCAGGATTATATCGTACGCTTGGGCAGTGGTGTGGCTATCACAGCCATAGACAGTATGACCATTACGCCTACGTGGTTGTTTGAAGGATTGAAGGATTTGTGTGTAAAAAATAAAGTCTCTTATCAGGTGCGCATTGCGCCGCGCGGTGGCAATGATGCAGGAGCTATTCACCGTTCTCGTACGGGGATTGCTGCTTGTGCTTTATCTGTACCGACGCGCAATATACATTCCAACGTGGAAATGGTGCATAAAAAAGATATTGAGACCACTGTGCAACTCTTGTGTGCTGTGCTAAACGATGGCGTAGAAAAAAGAGGATAA